The Poecilia reticulata strain Guanapo linkage group LG10, Guppy_female_1.0+MT, whole genome shotgun sequence sequence gttgcgccactgagtgtacaaataaaataaaccactgCGCTGCAGCCATTTCTCACTCACGTGGCAGGATGAAGGGCTTGAAAGGAGAGTTTTCttcctccccttcctcctcatcctcttcttcctcttcgtTCTCTTTCAGCTGAGCGCCCCCACCGGCCTCTCCCCCTGACTCCTTACCCCTCTCCATCTCTCCCTCCGCTGCCGCCCCGTTTTCTCTCCCCCAGTTCCCACCCGGACCCGACCCTTCCTCCCCCGGACATGCGCCCTCCTCTGGGCTCACCCGAGCTCGAATCAGCCTCTGCCTCTGTGGGAAAGCAACGCAAGATGAGAAACACGAGAAAGAGTCATTGCAATTATTTCATCTAAAGGGAAGCAGAAAATTAATTAACCAAGTGGCACATCCAGCTCGGTGATTTGTGAAGGTTGTGaactcactgaaaaaaaaacaacaaagctttCTCATGCAAACATCTTAGAACAAGTTATTGGTgcaataatctgccagtgaaattagtacttattttaaaatcaacattaaggaattattgacttaaaacaagcttatatATTGCTGAACAGATATATAGTTttgtcagttagttttgtcttatttaaagtgtgatatttgcattagaaactaggccacaaatattttgtaagatataatattttgtttttgctgtagtGAAAAGTCAACGTGATGCCATGTGTGGGCGGATGAACGGGGGACTTGTGGCGGGATGAAAAGGCGTCTTGCCTCTGAGAAGCTGAGCTGATGAGAGCGAAGGTTCGGCAGCTCATCCGCCGGCACCACGCCCGAGTCTTGACCGGCCACCACACATGAGTCTACGGACAGGAAAAGAGCCAAAGAGAcgcaaatgttttgtttttctccatccaTCTGGAAGTTTTACAAAACCATAAACTTTAAAGTGTTTCAATGGAAATTTCTGtggtaaaatctgaaaattgaaGCCCGTATTTGTATCCAGTCCCATGAAAGAATACTTTGCAAATTATATAAATTTCAAGTCGCAACAAAGTATTTGAGATAATCTTAAGAGTACATTGgtgaacattttgaataacACAAATGTAAATTCATCCAGTTGCAGCCTAATGTAGGTTTCCTCTGATTTCCACAGGCAGAAATCAGAGGAAACCTGATTTCTGCCTGTGGAAATCAGGTAGAAATCAGTTTGGAACTTTCCAAACTGACGATCTTTAAAAACATCGTCAGTTTGGAAAGTTACACCAAATTGCACCCCCTAATTTTTTTCAGGAGGTTTAGAAAAAAGTGGATTAAAAtcaaatgcacgccacacttttcagatatttcttgtaaacatttttgcactATACTATGTTGGACTGCCTCATGGAATCCAAGAAAAACATGCTGGAGTTTGCAAATGCAAACATGAAAAGGCTCACAAGACAATGAAGTAGAATAAAGTTAAGACAtcactaaactaaactaaaaaaaaaggacagagaaataaaagaggttcagttttattttagtctctGCCAAATCCACGGGGAAACAGAAATCTTTGCCTGGCCGCCTAATCTGTGCTACTGGGTCTTCTGAGCACTGCTCACACACTGAGGGAAGCTTTTGATGTCGATGAGAGCgtcacacacacgcgcacaaaCACGTGCTGCTGCACCTGGCTTCAGCGGCACCATGTCATTTTCGCCGTCTCCGACGTTTCCGACGGCGGTCGTCCGCCGCAGACTGCTGAGACACGGCTGACCGTCCACGCTGCAGTGACTCTCCACCAGGCAGCACAGGCTTCTGTTGAACCTGCACAACAGGAAACACACGATCGCTGCTTCCTCTGCTGGGAGTAAAGCGGGAACCGGCTCGGATCTGGAGCGTGAGGAGAAGAAACTCACTTCATGATGATTATGTAGATGCCGTACATGGAGATCAGGATGATGGTCTCCCACCTGAAACATTCAAACATATCTGTGGATCGGCTTTAAGAAACAACAGATTCCtcacttaaaatgtttaattagacTTACCACAGGACTTTTTCATCATAGATCACCTGTAAATACAATACAGACCTTTCATGTGTCTAACAGACGAAAAGTTGaaactgtttcctgtttgttggTTTCGGATCTTTCTGAGTTAGTTCCTGCTCAAAATCTTATgttatttcttgcattttggATGGTAAAAATGATTTGATTCCTTGCATTATTACAAGACTGCTTTATATAGATAAGTCAACAGTAATATTCCAATAATCTTTAACAATAACCAGATTTGTAGACAGAACAGAAGAATAAGCATCTAATGTTCATGTCAGACTCAGAAAGTtgagtttttatatttatctagTCAATCGGGGAGAAATAATACTAGCTTAATCATAATGGAATACAActgagttttaacaaaaaataatatttaaagtaaCATCAAATTCACCAAGACTCAGTGGTAATAGTAgaatattgtcaccttcctaataCAATAGTAAAGTTATTTATCCCAAAATAAATCACCAgctatttttacaaaaaatatgatttatgcaaaaaataaaaatcaaaaaatctgttttggcaaaaaacaacaacaaaaaaacttaattcCTTATTTTGATAAATAgctgaatttttaaatgtacttatttttttgacatttgaaattaCATGtagatttcaaaatgaaactaaaactggaaataaaatgtgaggaagaaaaaacatagagaaaaagaaacaaaataaaagaaatgcattaaataCATGTAACTACAATGAAGGAGTATTAGTCCCCCCCTTTGCAGTTGTGATatggaaataataaaactatattATAGTTAAGACACACCTGTTCATTAGTTCACAAATCATTAATAGCTACTGGcacaattaatcacattttgtttagCTAGGTTCCTATTATATTTTGGCACCATTGGAGCTCCATATTAAATGTCAGTCAAATGTagatctgtattttatttggtggtgaaaaggaaaagaagttAAACACTTAATGTGGTTTCTCACCAGAATAAGCACCACTATGGACAGAATGTAAAAAACAGCATCACGAAACAGAGGCCACCAGCTCAGAGAGATGGGCTACGGGAAGAGAGAAGGGACACATTAAATGTTGTGTGGCGAGTGGGATTTACaattaaaaccagatatttacatacgaAGTAGGAAAAagacattaagacagtcactagtgttctctaacaaatctttaaatattgcagttgtttttatttagaaaaataagagaaaaaaatgcatttagcttgttaaaaataatatttctattcCACAGTTGTAAACTGtctgtgttggtttatcaccgaaaaaaccaaaacaaaatgcattaaaagtttATGGTCGCAATGCAACGAAATGTAGAAACGTTCAgagatataaaaatgtttgtgagaCTCTATATATTGCTGTGCCAAGAGCTGCTTCTAAAACAGGCTGCAGTCTGTTTAACTATGCATTGGTggtaataaatataaaagccACACAAACCTGTCCAGAAAAGATGCCGCAGAGCCCAATAATGACCAGGATGTTAAAAACCGCTGATCCCACAATAGTCCCCACACCAACATCTCCCTTTGTGATGAACACGCCTGAAAGCAGAGTGAGTAAGCATTAATTCAGACAGTATGAACACCATCAATTCTCTCTAATacatattaaaaactaaatatatatattctatttATCCTtcagataaattttttttatatccactgACTGTGTGACCCTAACACAATGTTAGTTAGATTTGCTGGAATACTTGTATTTATAAAAGTCTAACTTTTTGaacactttagaaaaaaaactcattcaaTTAAACACACTGtttcacaaatatgtttttcaacTTCATAAATGAGAGTTTTCACAAAGACACTGATGCGGTAGTTTCATAATACTATGAATCTGCTtcatttgtttgacttttacCCGTAAAATGGACCAGAGTTAttagcattaaaaataattacatgtattttacaggtaaaaaacaaacaaacaaaaaggtcTTTCCAAGCATCTGGTGTTCATAGTTATGAAAGCCTTGGGACATTTTGTTCAAATGCCTCCACTGATTTAACATTTCGCAGCCCAAACTGGACTCAATGATAACTAAACTGGAACATGTCAGAGTCTAATCAAAACGGACCAATCAGAGAGGTGAAGAGTTCAGGGGCGGAGCTCCCAGCTGCCATGAAGGTTGCCCCGGCAACATCCTGACTGAGCTGGAGGTTCTGTTGGGAATAATGgaacagtttgacattttgatttataaGTGTTCATAAAAATACTACTTACTGAGGGAATTTTGAGTTCTTAGATTGGTTTTTGACAAAACTACTTCTCAGAACAAAGCATATGGTTTGGATTTCAAGACACAGTTCTGAAGTTCATCTTTCTACCTCTGATACTTTTTCCAATGACGGCACAAAGTAAACATCACACACAATGGCCAGAGCATGAAACATGTAGATCGCCTATTAAGAAAAGGAGAAGAGAGATGATCAAaagcaatttattattttagagaaagaaaacaggtttGTATTTTCAGTCTGCCTCTGAGTTGATACTCACACAAAGAACATGCAGGAGCACGGCTCCCTGTCTCCTCTGAGCCAGAGTAAAGATGTCCTCTGGGAATTCATGTATAGctggaagaagatgaagaatATGGATATGAATATAACTAAACTAAAGACATCTGAAGAAGAGGAGAATCATACAAAAATTGCAGATTAGTCGATCATAGGAGATGACATGAGTGGAAACCAGCCATAATAACTGCctagacaaaaacaatataaactgtttgtagttttattctgagttttatttcatgttgttgcagtttttctgaCCAGGTtacgtttttttctttcttctttctaaaATAACACAGCAGCATCCCACAGGCTCTTGTTTTCTccagaaaaaaagctgcttcaTGTGGTTCTTGAAaaaaaccagagaaacaaaTTCTAATGTTTACGATTTCATTTGGTTCATTGAAAGCATCCACTCACTGTCTCTGTAATACCGACAAAGAACCCACGCTGAGAGAACATATGTGAGCTCTGAATCCTGCAAGAACATCTTTTTTGAGGGAAGCAAAAGCAATCATCCAAGAAGCTTtatgccagattttttttttcttaatttactaGTGAGTCAAGATTGATAAAAATCTCCACTAAAGATAAGGATTGACAGCATCTAAGCAAAGAAACTATTACTAAAGTGAGATAAATCCTGAGGTTATGATTTCTATTGGACACTGTCTTCACAAAGTAAACTTCATCATCGATAGCAAAACACTGCAGCCTGTTCATTTCAATAAACCTAAAAGAAAGGTAACTTAAGGAAAGGAAAACACTCATTAAACAGGACGAAATCTGTGCCGCCATCTGCTGCGACCGACTGATGAAAACAGAAGTGGTGGTTTCATGCTCCTGATCTATCCTCTGGTCCACACAGCACACAAGCATCAGTAATTACCAAGAGTCTGTAAACATAACCCCCATTTTTGATTATAGTTCTCTTGGGGCACCTCTGCCTGCAGGGCTACCTACATGGTGCAAAGTTTGCGTTCAGCTAAGGCTGGCTATGGTAAATGTACTTTAATTCTAACTTCCTTTGAGAATTTAGAAAGATATCCAAACTCTaaatagtttggatttttttttttcacttgtcaaaacacagcaaaatgAAGAAACTAAAAATGACTCTCAAATAAAAGTGATCACTTTTGTGCGTCTGCTGCTGAATAAACCAAAGAGCCAACCAGCTCCAGTGACAGACAGGCTTGCTACAATCAGCAGATCATCACGACGGTGTGGGCACTTTGAACTACAACAGAGAAGCACGCAACATCCGACCACAAATTCAGCATTCAGTTTCCTAGCAACTGGGTCCCTCAAAGGCCTGGCCGTGTTCAAACATCTAGATGTGCAGAGTTGGAGGAAATGAAGACCGAACAGGGAGGCACATCAAGCAGACATGAATGAAACACCATTAATAGAGATGAGACGCCACACCTTCACTCtcaattaacaaaacaaatgcacgTCAACAGCAGTAAATTCTCTGCATAATTATGGTTGCAAATGTAAAGTCCAACATGAAACGGGACAGCAGAAGAGGCAGGGAAGTCTCACCAGATCTGGAAATGCTGCCATTGTGGTTGTCTTCTGTTTGCTGAACGAGTTCTCTTTTAGAGAAGTGCCTGCCAGTCTCCCCAGTTTGgccctgaaaacctaatataaAGCAGATAACCACATGCTCCTGGGAtgaagtttaaattaaatgtaatttcacaAAACTCCTATTCTCGTTCGAATGCAATTGGTGCGTTTGAACGAGAAGACACCACATTCTTAGAGCACCTGTAATTTCAGAGAGGTGGAAGACCCAGACAGCTGCGAGCAGACCCGCCGCGCCGACACACAGCCGGGGGAGGAGCAGCGTCTGCCTCGGTCTCCGCGGAGCCTTCATCCCGCCAGCAGCGGCTGCTCTTCCGGCTCTCCGATCAGAAcatgccgccgccgccgcagagGGTCCCCTCCTCTTCCGAACCGGATTTAACTGGTCTGTTGCTCTCCGGCTCCGATTTGTCGTTCCTCAGCGATTCCGTGTCGGAGCTCCATCAGAGTGACAGGAGGCGAAGCGGCCCGTCATCAGCATCCAGCGGCGGCCAAGTTAGGATGCGGCGGACACGAGCAGCTGATGAATCACCAGCAAGCGTCTATTTATAAACATCCCCCGACTCGGATCGTCTCAGCATCCACTCTGCTCCAAATGGGATCCAGTTTGTGGTCCTCCCCCACCGGGAGGGGGTGATTTCCCTCAGAGCAGAGCTCCTTCAGCTCAGCTGGGTGGGTCAACCATGAGGGGAAAAGCTCTTAATGCACCAATCAGCATGGCTGAAGTGGGATTAATATCATGAATGAAGACTAGGACTAATTTCCAGAGTTCAAAAAAATTGACTCTTACTTTGTAAATAATGGCTTGGTCCATGAGAGCTCTTCATTCAATATACACTAAGTCATGAAAATATCAATGAACTAATAGTcaattcagaaagtgaaactcatatgAAGATTCATTAAATACGGTGTTATAGTTCAAGTATTCCTTCATAATTACGGTTTACAGCTAAACTAAATCTCCCAATTCAATTCCTCAGAAAATTTAAGCCATCACCTAAGAcgaattaagaaaaaaagtattttcatgtACAGTACACCCGGGGCTCCTTTTgaatgaattactgcatcagtgcggcgtggcatggaggcaaccagcctgtggctctgctgaggtgtcatGGCTGCTTTGTTGGGTCGGGTTTCTCTTCACAGATTCTCTGTGGGGTTTAGGTCAGCAGTCACTAAAATCAGGTACAggtacttttgaatttgaaccaTTAATCAACACTAATCAATCTGCTCCAGCCTTCTTCTTAGTAATCCTCTCAAACCTGAACTCATCCCTGCTGCTTGTTTCCCATCTCACTTTTTCCTTCTGCACAACTTTCCATTGATATTCTTGGATTTATCACTCAGCGAACAACCTGCTTCTTTACCAGTGATCTGAGCATTGTGGAGAGTCAGCAGTCTCCCCAATCACTGCTCATTGTCGTAGGCCGCGGCATAACCAGCTTAACAAGACGCTCAAACTGAAGTGGCCACTTTGCAACTTTACTTTTGTGTAAATATAGCATAGCATACATGTACAGAGGTTCTTCAAGTTAAAATTCCTGCAgtttaataaaactacaaacaatCAAATCTCAAACTTGGAACAGGTTAAACGGGAGGTAATGCCTCATATTGGACGCTGACGTAGGGCGGCAACATTATCAAACTGTTGCTGAAAAAGTTGCCAGCGTTTCGAACCCAGCAGCCACAAACTATAAAGAGCAAAACACACACGCTGACGATACACAGCATGATCAGCTTCCGGATGGTGGCCCTCAAGATAACAGCACAGCTGCTCCCACTATCAGGAGAGAgataaagacacaaaacaattaCATACAAGAACTAAACACCTGCGAAAGGTTGGATACAGAACAAACGTATTGGTTATGTTTGCAAGCTAACGTACCGTTTGGGCTGGAGTCCAGTTGCAAGAGGGGAAGGTACCAGCTGCTCCTTCTCACCAGTGTTTATCTGCAGATACAACACAACACCAGGCTCATGTCTTCTACTTCATTCACACAGGACTTTCTGAAAAAACACAGCTTGAATGTGGCGCACTCTTGTGGCTACTGCTGGTAATACAGAAAACGAAATCACAGTTGATGAACCGCACTCTGTAAATTACATGGAAGTATTTTCAGTCTGGAGAATGtaataaatcattattattcATCAAATATTGGTCGCATCAAGACTcgtttttttgcaaaattcatAACAAAACTTTGAGTATCTTACACTGCTGTCCAGATCAGATGCCACAGAGATCGGCTCCATGGCGTCATGGCAGAAATTCATTCCAGCAGATAAGAGCTGCTGGATTTCCTCAGCTATGGACAGGTGAGGACTGGGTtgtccctcctcctctctcatcGCCTCAGTCACAGCAGCACTGACAACAAACAGCAGCACGTCTCAGAGAGAGGAACCTGTCCTGTGCGAATCCTGTGAATGTTAAGGATCTGAATGGCAGGGTTACAATGAAGCCTCGTCTCGTCTCTCCTCCAGCTGGTGGATCAGCTCCTGCTTCGTCAGCCTGAGGTCCTGCAGAACAGAAACGTCCAACAACCAGACTGTGTTATGCTCAGCTTTTCCCAGATTATGAACACCCTGTGTGAAGCAAAACTGCTTTCGTTTAAAACTGTAATGGTTGTAAACATAATTGCCTTTATGACTTCTGAATATTCCTCCACGGTTTCCTCCAGGTGCTTTAACTGCAAGCTTTTCTGTCCAACAAACACATAGTTAAAAATCCATATTAAGAGATGAATAATAGAGAACTGCAAACATTAATATGCATGATTTCTATTTCATAGCCTGACTCTGGTTTCTGTGCCCCTACCTGATGAATCAGCTCATCCCTTCGCTGCAGCTGTATTTGAACTTCCTCCACCAAAATCTGACACCACACGACAAAGAGTTGAAGTCCATTTGTCCATTTAATAAAACGTGTGAatcttattaaatatttgcaaaagtAAATGCATGTCTTTGTTGTGATGCATTCCAATAAAGACagattgaagtttgtggttgccaCAAGATAAAATGTAACTTGCATTAAAGGGAGTgagtaataaaataacaaatcacTGTGGCTTAGATTGAAGGCATTTCATTACCTATAACACACACATTAcaaatttccatcaaaaatCAATtggcaaaacaacaacaacaacaaaaaactgtttgagAAGATCTGggaaaaaatcaaaaccaaaacactgaTTTCAAAATATATAGAGAGACAAACTAATTGTTGAGTTACCTCAAGGCTTTCAAATTCAGTCCTGAGCTTGTTTAAAGCGATCTTGTCTTGCTCTTGCTCTTGTTTAAGGTTCTTTATCTGAAAAGGATGGAAAcatcttaaaatgaaaacttcagTTTGAGGAACCTTGAATTGGAGAACGTGAAAGCCAACCTAtgcattttaagtaattttttaaagaaataatgcccactttttaattttttttatagagatGCGTTATCAAACACTGCTGATTAATCTGAACAGCAAAATAATATAGCTACCTTGACGATTAGCTCCTTATTTTCTTCCTGCACCTTTAATGTTTCCTTCTCCTGCAAAACAACACCATCTATCAGATAGAAGTGATGATGACTAGAAAAGCAACCTACAGTATCTATGCATTTAAtccatatttacatttattgcaGGTATGGAAATAATTCTGATGTTAACGCACCAAATCCTGAAActtcttttcacagattttattttcatcaagGGCATCGGGCAACAGAGGCCCACAAGGTTCAACTTCAACCTGCTGAAGTTCACTGAAGATCCTCTCCAGGCTGCAGACACAGAGgagcaaaagaggaaaatgagatCCTTCACCGCGGCAACTAAGGAAGTCATTGGGTCAGCATTTGTGGTGGTTAAACTCCAAAAGACAGTTTAAGTCAAAGAAGACAGACAGCATGATGCACTCACTCTTTCACTTGTTTCCTGAGGCTGGCATTCTCTGAGCGCAGCACTGCCATGTCGTCGTCTGCAACTTCCAGCCAGTGCCTCATCTCAGTGTTCAGTTCCCTCAGCTGACTCTGGCTGTAATCCAGCTCAGCTATTTTCTCCAGCATATCCATTCGGGATctttacaagacaaaatgtTATAGGTTGAGTGATCATTTAAttaaacctgtgtgtgtgtgcatagagGTTTTTGCTTATTGAGCGTTACACACGTAGTTTCCTCTGTAATATCCATCGGGGTGGCCAAGTACTCCCctgtgctgcaaaaacacatcaataaaGTGATGAGAACGAAATAGTCACAGCACCAGTTTTAATGTATCCACATTttacaggaagtaaaaaaaagaagaagaaaaaagaagaaaaaaaaagccaacacTGACATATAGGAAGTAAAGTTAAATCAACAATGGGAAAGTattttattctagaaaaaaTAGTCAGAATCAAATACTACAACTTTATAATGAATAAAGGTTTAGAGTCTCACTTTGAAGGCATCTGCATCCAGTAAATCTAAGACTCATATGAACAGGCCTTTATTTATAAGGATGTACCATTCCACATTTTTTACTCCCCAACTTTCTTATGAGTCTTCCACACTTCAGCTGGAGTCTTCCACACTTCAGATTAGCTCAAGGACCATACAAAAAGAGCTTCGTGGAATGCCTCCCAGCTTTACATCACAAAGTGTAATTCAATAGGTACACAAAGGTGTTGAACCAGTGGACTCTAGAACGGCAGAGATGTTCTGTGGAGTGATGAATCCTCCTCTGGGAATCTGGTTTGGGTGTGGCATTGGCCAGGAGAACGGCTTTTAACTGAGAGTAATGTGAGAAATGAACTTAGTCACATAGACTATTAGGGTGTGGGGCTGTTTTTCAGGAATTAGGCCTGGCTCCTTTGTTTCTGTGAaaggacattttaaagcttCCAGCTTAGCAAAAAATATTCTTTCTCATAACTTTGTGGAAACAGTGCGTGGATGCCCCCTGGGTCATGTTTGAACATAATGgttacaaatggaaaaaaaattactttcctCCAAAGGATTATCCGAGATTCCTTAGAGATAAAGGCTTGGTCATCTGGGACGgactcagagctgctgcttcttcacaTCAAGAGGAACCAATTGGGGAGCAGaggtttaataaataaacctcTCTTAATCTCATTATTATGGCAAATAGGCATAATTTAGGTATTTCTAGTCGACCTAAAATAAGATAAGTTTGGTGGATGTGGCTCTGGTTTCAACTATTTGTATAAGCAGAcaagaaaaatatctttatcAACTGATTAGATCGAAAGAGTTAAACCACCTGCGGATGAttgttaaaacttaaatgaaaaagaaaactgtgattATAATGTTAATTAACTTTATTGAGTatttcaaaaaactttttttttccaaattaaaaaaaccaaacacttaTAACCTTTATAACACTagacttaattaaaaataaactaaacccCGCATTTATTACAATATCGTAGATAAGCTGTTGTATTTAGGCTAACTTTAAAAACGTTAACTACGGGTAATCTAACTAACGGATGCTAAAATTGTCAAAACAATAAGCTAAAATGCAAAGGCTTTGTTCCAGTTTGGCGATAAATCTTTCAACATCCTTCATCTAAACTCCGTGGGTAAGCTAAAGAAAGGGAAACAGATGTTTTATACAGTTCACAGCCATTATTCACAGGTCAGTAATGGAGTCGGAACGTTAGCGACAGTTGAGACGGCGACCTGAAGACGACAGACGGTTCTGTTAGCTTCAGATACGCAAATTTTAAATTGGCTGTGAATTTACGTCTGTACACGACTCTAGTTCATAATGTCCCACTAATAAACTgtttacagttaaataaataagaattgtgggaaaaaaaatcttaccaacaAGATCCTAGACGCAACAGGTGTGGCAGTTGTCAAGAACTTCTCCAATGGCGGCCGTTGAAAGTCGGACTTCTTCCGTTCTGCACACCGATACTCAATAAGCtcaatttaaatcaatttttttctacagtaaaGTGTACAGGGACACTGcaagaatataatttttttttagttttagctactttgtgctgggttttttttattttatgtctcttaatttttgttttattccctcAATTTCCTTAAGGTTCTCTAAAGGTTAGAAAACCAGTAGCCTTTGGGACATTCCCTAAATGTTCTTTGTAGGttgttgtaaaagttttaaGGGAAACTACCTGAGAAAGTTAGTGTTTATGTGGAAACTGACTTTTTTGAGAGCATTCTTTAAAGATTCCCTGAAAGCTACACTGTAATAGTTGATGACATTTAGGCAAGTTTTAGAGAAAAGTCCCTGATAGTTTCTAGAAAATGGTTTAAACTGGCCTTCTCAGATCAAGACCATTCTTGAAAGGTTCTCTGAAGGGTATAAAATTAGTAACCTTTAAAGGATGTTCGGTAAGCATTATTTGACAGATAACCATGTTCTTGTGTAAAACACTCCTTATAGAAGAAAAGACTGTTGTACCTGTAAGGAACATTCCCTGAAGGAACCTGTGGGGTTAGTGTTCAGGTTTAAGAATAATTTCTCATTGAATTACATTCACAAATATTTAGTAGGAGTAACAGGTATATCATTGATTTCCAtagttttaatcaaacatttgaGAAACTCTGAAGCAGAAGTAAGAGAAAACacttttctgaacatttttaaagtaaacattaCAACACGTTTGCAgatacaaaataacaaaaacagtaaagcaTCTCAAGTCAAAGAGTTCGATGATGGAcgtctaaaaaacaaaacccaacagAATAAACAGCaatctttttcaaaacaattaaaattaagacaaataaaaactgaacagtttttgCTAGATTCACCAACACTTAAGAACCTGTCAAACCAAAGGCTTGTGATTTGTTGCTTCACTTTAAGGCAAGGAGAGTTTGAATTACAAAATACAGGCGAGGTAATGAAAGTAAAGCTGGCATCAAGTGCAGTAAGACATGTTAGCACGGTGAAAAAGGCAATTCTACATACTGGACTGAAACAGGAGACAACAGGAGATAACATATTAAAATTATCAGCCTCAACAataccttaaaaaataaaccataaagAGACTGACTGATACAAATATTAAGATACGAACTGTCGCCTTGCAAAGGAAAGACGTTATAAAGATCAGTTTCATGTTGCAGTAAGGAATGGTACAATGACACAATGTTGCTCAAGTCCCTGATGGCCAGAAACACTAACAAATTAGAAACTATGAAACAAACTGTTGACACACCActgtaataaaatcattttaaatactgGATTTGTTAGATGACT is a genomic window containing:
- the LOC103471415 gene encoding sodium/potassium/calcium exchanger 3-like isoform X1; translated protein: MKAPRRPRQTLLLPRLCVGAAGLLAAVWVFHLSEITGFQGQTGETGRHFSKRELVQQTEDNHNGSISRSAIHEFPEDIFTLAQRRQGAVLLHVLCAIYMFHALAIVCDVYFVPSLEKVSENLQLSQDVAGATFMAAGSSAPELFTSLIGVFITKGDVGVGTIVGSAVFNILVIIGLCGIFSGQPISLSWWPLFRDAVFYILSIVVLILVIYDEKVLWWETIILISMYGIYIIIMKFNRSLCCLVESHCSVDGQPCLSSLRRTTAVGNVGDGENDMVPLKPDSCVVAGQDSGVVPADELPNLRSHQLSFSERQRLIRARVSPEEGACPGEEGSGPGGNWGRENGAAAEGEMERGKESGGEAGGGAQLKENEEEEEDEEEGEEENSPFKPFILPHGWCVRLKWLLSWPLSFLLHCTIPDCNQPRWERWYLLTFLSSTLWIALFSYLMVWMVTIVSYTLGIPDVIMGITFLAAGTSVPDCMASLIVARQGMGDMAVSNSIGSNIFDVLLGLGFPWALRTLIVSYGSVVTINSKGLVYSVILLLASVTLTVLCVHLNRWKLDRRLGLCLLLLYSIFLLCSVGFERL
- the LOC103471415 gene encoding sodium/potassium/calcium exchanger 3-like isoform X2 encodes the protein MKAPRRPRQTLLLPRLCVGAAGLLAAVWVFHLSEITGFQGQTGETGRHFSKRELVQQTEDNHNGSISRSAIHEFPEDIFTLAQRRQGAVLLHVLCAIYMFHALAIVCDVYFVPSLEKVSENLQLSQDVAGATFMAAGSSAPELFTSLIGVFITKGDVGVGTIVGSAVFNILVIIGLCGIFSGQPISLSWWPLFRDAVFYILSIVVLILVIYDEKVLWWETIILISMYGIYIIIMKFNRSLCCLVESHCSVDGQPCLSSLRRTTAVGNVGDGENDMVPLKPDSCVVAGQDSGVVPADELPNLRSHQLSFSERQRLIRARVSPEEGACPGEEGSGPGGNWGRENGAAAEGEMERGKESGGEAGGGAQLKENEEEEEDEEEGEEENSPFKPFILPHGWCVRLKWLLSWPLSFLLHCTIPDCNQPRWERWYLLTFLSSTLWIALFSYLMVWMVTIVSYTLGIPDVIMGITFLAAGTSVPDCMASLIVARQGMGDMAVSNSIGSNIFDVLLGLGFPWALRTLIVSYGSVVTPAVCVLRSTVKAWCTLSSCCWPQSHSLSCVSI
- the LOC103471415 gene encoding sodium/potassium/calcium exchanger 3-like isoform X3, with the protein product MKAPRRPRQTLLLPRLCVGAAGLLAAVWVFHLSEITGFQGQTGETGRHFSKRELVQQTEDNHNGSISRSAIHEFPEDIFTLAQRRQGAVLLHVLCAIYMFHALAIVCDVYFVPSLEKVSENLQLSQDVAGATFMAAGSSAPELFTSLIGVFITKGDVGVGTIVGSAVFNILVIIGLCGIFSGQPISLSWWPLFRDAVFYILSIVVLILVIYDEKVLWWETIILISMYGIYIIIMKFNRSLCCLVESHCSVDGQPCLSSLRRTTAVGNVGDGENDMVPLKPDSCVVAGQDSGVVPADELPNLRSHQLSFSERQRLIRARVSPEEGACPGEEGSGPGGNWGRENGAAAEGEMERGKESGGEAGGGAQLKENEEEEEDEEEGEEENSPFKPFILPHGWCVRLKWLLSWPLSFLLHCTIPDCNQPRWERWYLLTFLSSTLWIALFSYLMVWMVTIVSYTLGIPDVIMGITFLAAGTSVPDCMASLIVARQGMGDMAVSNSIGSNIFDVLLGLGFPWALRTLIVSYGSVVTPAVCV
- the LOC103471414 gene encoding kinectin-like gives rise to the protein MDITEETTSRMDMLEKIAELDYSQSQLRELNTEMRHWLEVADDDMAVLRSENASLRKQVKDLERIFSELQQVEVEPCGPLLPDALDENKICEKKFQDLEKETLKVQEENKELIVKIKNLKQEQEQDKIALNKLRTEFESLEILVEEVQIQLQRRDELIHQKSLQLKHLEETVEEYSEVIKDLRLTKQELIHQLEERRDEASFAAVTEAMREEEGQPSPHLSIAEEIQQLLSAGMNFCHDAMEPISVASDLDSSINTGEKEQLVPSPLATGLQPKRGSSCAVILRATIRKLIMLCIVSVCVLLFIVCGCWVRNAGNFFSNSLIMLPPYVSVQYEALPPV